In Chelonia mydas isolate rCheMyd1 chromosome 20, rCheMyd1.pri.v2, whole genome shotgun sequence, a single genomic region encodes these proteins:
- the TRAPPC5 gene encoding trafficking protein particle complex subunit 5, with product MDSRFTRGKSAILERSLTRPKTEVSLSAFSLLFSEIVQYCQNRVYSVSELQNKLSELGQQVGARILDVLVMREKNGKRETKVINILLFIKVTVWKALFGKEADKLEQANDDDKTYYIIEKEPLINTYISVPKENSTLNCASFTAGIVEAILTYSGFPAKVTAHWHKGTTLMIKFDESVIARDKALDGR from the coding sequence ATGGATTCACGCTTCACTCGTGGGAAATCTGCCATCCTGGAGCGGTCTCTGACCCGGCCAAAGACAGAGGTCAGCCTGAGCGCGTTCTCTCTGCTCTTCTCCGAGATAGTCCAGTACTGTCAGAACCGGGTCTACTCCGTCTCTGAGCTCCAGAACAAgctctctgagctgggccagcaAGTGGGAGCTCGCATCCTGGATGTGCTGGTCATGCGGGAGAAAAACGGCAAGCGGGAGACCAAGGTCATCAACATTCTCCTCTTCATCAAGGTGACGGTGTGGAAGGCCTTGTTCGGGAAGGAGGCGGACAAGCTGGAGCAGGCCAACGACGATGACAAGACCTACTACATCATCGAGAAAGAGCCACTGATCAACACGTACATCTCGGTGCCCAAGGAGAACAGCACACTCAACTGTGCCTCCTTCACAGCTGGCATCGTGGAAGCCATCCTCACCTACAGTGGCTTCCCCGCCAAGGTGACGGCCCACTGGCACAAGGGCACCACCCTCATGATCAAATTTGACGAGTCCGTCATCGCGCGAGACAAAGCCCTGGACGGCCGCTGA
- the LOC102947416 gene encoding C-type lectin domain family 4 member F: MQTAAGYQNDAIELSQTKRAKMPHRRPDSMGSFDDNYERDYENVDPNQPPRQAQIQPQWQAKAEPAVSTLKAKEQRGCGRKSLGILYALVGVSLLLSTAAFLLMLLKWIPCCPHGWEEFQKKCYFFSADKETWDSAKNSCSSHSAELAVIGNQWEQAFLTVGINSVHHWIGLSNEGPEANWTWVDGSPVSYTSWSSGIPSVNNTPKQCIHLTGGVRGKWNNTECATCYNFVCERSGTFCV; encoded by the exons ATGCAAACAGCGGCCGGTTACCAGAACGATGCCATAGAGCTGTCGCAGACCAAAAGAGCCAAGATGCCACACAGGAGGCCAG ATTCGATGGGCAGTTTTGACGACAACTACGAGAGGGATTATGAGAACGTCGATCCCAATCAGCCACCACGCCAGGCTCAGATACAGCCGCAGTGGCAAGCAAAGGCAGAGCCAG CTGTCTCCACCCTGAAGGCAAaggagcagagaggctgtgggagaaAGTCCTTGGGCATCCTTTATGCCCTGGTgggggtgtctctgctgctgtcgaCAGCCGCCTTCTTGCTCATGCTCCTGAAAT GGATCCCGTGCTGCCCGCATGGCTGGGAGGAGTTCCAGAAGAAATGCTACTTCTTCTCCGCGGACAAGGAGACCTGGGATTCGGCCAAGAACTCATGCAGCAGCCACAGTGCAGAGCTAGCTGTCATCGGCAACCAGTGGGAGCAG GCCTTCCTGACAGTGGGGATCAATTCCGTTCACCACTGGATCGGCCTGAGCAACGAAGGCCCAGAAGCAAACTGGACGTGGGTGGATGGCTCACCGGTATCATATAC ATCTTGGTCTTCAGGGATCCCCAGCGTTAATAACACTCCTAAACAGTGCATCCACCTCACAGGGGGTGTCAGAGGCAAGTGGAACAACACAGAGTGTGCGACTTGCTATAACTTCGTTTGTGAAAGATCTGGGACCTTTTGTGTGTAA